From a region of the Thermosipho melanesiensis BI429 genome:
- a CDS encoding ABC transporter permease subunit, whose translation MIIIKKELKFNLKNFIIWVIVVVLFVFMYASVTKFFTDQNSPAIKFIEKFPENLLKTFNIDLEAFSKTEGIFGTEGMLFMFLIFAIYAIVLSSKIFAGEFDNKTVEYLFIKPINRKRIFCEKLFAIWLYLITFFSFFLLSELMFFNMYLDDFRTKVLFGFAAYVFVISILFSSISIFFSILFQKRKFVNSLSIALLFLFYFFNSVTQGVDTFEFLRKISVFHYLSSVDLVNTGKINYLSMFVILFVSLTLLYFSKKRFENQDILI comes from the coding sequence GTGATTATTATAAAAAAAGAGTTAAAATTTAATTTGAAAAACTTCATAATATGGGTTATTGTAGTAGTATTATTTGTCTTTATGTATGCATCTGTTACTAAATTTTTTACAGATCAAAATAGTCCTGCAATAAAATTTATCGAAAAGTTTCCAGAAAATTTACTAAAAACATTTAACATTGACTTAGAGGCCTTCTCGAAAACAGAAGGAATTTTTGGAACGGAAGGTATGTTGTTTATGTTTTTGATTTTTGCAATTTATGCTATTGTATTATCAAGTAAAATCTTTGCAGGAGAATTTGATAATAAAACTGTTGAATATTTATTTATAAAACCCATAAATAGAAAAAGAATCTTTTGCGAAAAATTATTTGCAATTTGGCTTTATCTAATAACATTCTTTTCTTTTTTCCTTTTATCCGAGTTAATGTTTTTTAATATGTATTTAGATGATTTTAGAACAAAAGTTTTATTTGGTTTTGCCGCATACGTTTTTGTAATATCGATTCTATTTTCTTCTATTTCAATATTTTTTTCTATCCTTTTCCAAAAAAGAAAATTTGTAAATTCACTCTCTATAGCCCTTTTATTTTTGTTTTATTTTTTCAATAGTGTAACCCAAGGGGTTGACACATTTGAATTTCTCAGAAAGATAAGCGTTTTTCACTATTTGTCTTCCGTGGATTTAGTAAATACAGGTAAAATCAATTATCTTTCAATGTTTGTCATACTATTTGTTTCACTTACATTACTTTATTTTTCAAAGAAAAGATTTGAAAATCAAGACATTTTAATTTAA
- a CDS encoding 7TM diverse intracellular signaling domain-containing protein encodes MNLFLHPILFWKKIVISGVALSKYFALEFSHEIFKLKRHLFFKVYIVMYWLFFLRVLLSKNLTTVRTNYSQFYLFAILSLIYISYLFIKNSKVLSERFVTMGLGAVVAGIFLSILSVLNMVNIDYMFFNIAQTGFGLTLGIYAFTNIIEINRKTIETSKKSKRAS; translated from the coding sequence ATGAATTTATTTTTGCATCCTATATTGTTTTGGAAAAAAATAGTAATTTCAGGTGTGGCATTGTCTAAGTATTTTGCGTTAGAATTTTCACATGAGATATTTAAATTAAAAAGGCATTTATTTTTCAAGGTATATATAGTTATGTATTGGTTGTTCTTTTTAAGAGTACTTTTATCAAAAAATTTGACAACGGTCCGTACAAATTACTCACAATTTTATCTTTTTGCGATATTGTCACTTATATATATTTCATATCTATTTATAAAAAACTCAAAAGTTCTTTCAGAAAGATTTGTTACAATGGGTCTTGGAGCGGTTGTAGCAGGTATATTTTTGTCGATTCTTTCTGTTTTGAACATGGTAAACATAGATTACATGTTTTTTAACATAGCGCAAACGGGATTTGGACTTACACTTGGTATTTACGCTTTTACAAACATAATAGAAATAAACAGAAAAACTATTGAGACAAGTAAAAAAAGTAAACGAGCTTCTTAA
- a CDS encoding ABC transporter ATP-binding protein codes for MIVVQNLKKYYGKNVGIEDVSLEVKEGEILGLIGPNGAGKTTTIRILMGFLSPDAGKALISGKSMPKEIDFVKKNLGYIPGEVNFYGDMKIKEFLKFNRAFYKKIDLKYERYIVETLGIDLNKKFKELSLGNKKKVAILQALVHKPKYLILDEPTSGLDPIIQQKFYKLLDKHKKNRAVILFSSHILSEVEKLCDKFAMIKDGKIIMSGEISKLRDISIKQVHIYGLNFCNSLEKYPYKKEDMDYIFEIKQSQMKEFLKEILNCEFKDIEIKNQALEDIFLKMYRW; via the coding sequence ATGATTGTTGTACAAAATTTAAAAAAGTACTACGGAAAAAATGTAGGAATAGAAGACGTAAGTCTTGAAGTAAAAGAAGGAGAAATATTGGGGCTTATCGGCCCAAACGGCGCAGGTAAAACTACCACCATACGTATCTTAATGGGCTTTTTATCACCAGATGCAGGCAAGGCACTTATCTCTGGGAAAAGTATGCCAAAAGAAATAGACTTTGTTAAAAAAAATTTAGGATATATACCAGGTGAAGTAAATTTCTATGGTGATATGAAAATAAAAGAATTCTTAAAATTCAACAGGGCATTTTACAAAAAAATAGATTTAAAATATGAAAGATACATTGTTGAAACATTAGGGATAGATTTAAATAAAAAATTCAAGGAACTTTCTTTGGGAAATAAGAAAAAAGTAGCAATACTACAGGCATTAGTACATAAGCCGAAATACCTCATTTTAGACGAACCAACAAGTGGACTTGATCCCATCATTCAACAGAAATTCTACAAACTTCTTGATAAACACAAAAAAAATAGGGCAGTTATTTTATTCTCATCACATATCCTTTCAGAAGTGGAAAAATTATGCGATAAATTTGCCATGATAAAAGATGGGAAAATTATAATGAGCGGAGAGATTTCAAAGTTAAGGGATATATCCATAAAGCAAGTACATATATATGGTTTGAACTTTTGCAATTCTTTGGAAAAATATCCATATAAAAAAGAAGATATGGATTACATTTTTGAAATAAAACAGTCTCAGATGAAGGAATTTTTAAAAGAAATTTTAAATTGTGAGTTTAAGGACATAGAGATAAAAAATCAAGCACTTGAAGACATATTTTTGAAGATGTACAGGTGGTGA
- a CDS encoding O-antigen ligase family protein — translation MYFKDIFLNITIVLVALFASPKLTYEFSVPKYAILTFAFSVLFTYLAAKVIKEKKISIYISPAHIIWFFFAISSIISSFNTLRDNPFYFRQSFDIGLYVLFNVLVAFYISSEYNEKKRINILLFTFMLTGLFISIDALLNFYIGYDIFLGKVGQPLSRGSIKASVGNVIFVANYIDMLLPIALYFLLAYDLGVKKFWQVSLIKLSSLVSFILGLMAVIVSQTRSEYLAIIVMSVMYVIFYFVWRKKSSPIPQIKKLTNLLLIVLLIVSVFIVLIYNTENPLTGQGKVNMTNRFSAMASVSSRDERFLSWFTSLELWEDHKIFGTGIGTYQLLSLTKMGEYLEKHPELYYGWNNFKRAHNDYFQVLGETGIVGLSLIILLLAFLVYYFFTIPKKIENRDDLLLFLSLSISIVGFSIQSFFSFPGHLLPNALAAIVFVGIAIGPYFTKKPLKEIKNTKAILLMLFILTVTYASTYLRWNHFISEVYFKEGNAAYLTFAKIMEEYPKAADYISQLEEKLKDLNKQQSEFYYLNKDVWKRQKIEEYKSKNLPYNEFEIENQRIAQINKIKNQLLSQIEQIKKQRSQLPSLAKDYYIKAKKNLLRSVTINHTYGKSYFYLATLAVQDFRINILKNNIKEHYEKIFNQDFDEFQKIIHNKTKWLSVLVPYIKDRSEILDKFDFATAQAVIDSIGIYETSLLCFNERNTYKAIAMRFHSLHVLLKELLNYIDEEQYKEKIKKLVVIAFDKYVEYAKKTLTNMPGGWNRFSDWKNPDISKATRGEDIYRFFASMTFKLQPPILKPVYEFTEWLAKMEIKAAKYMNLKNVWGVPNGVIDFLHATSFEYYKTGAIQEAIYILEKLHHMYKESFLISSERILKYKEALDNQIGALKEKYSKNIENVLSEIPSSGRKVIVRNFEEAVDKANEEFKRYNYIAVEADYMKKLISQKPQDWYNVSKNSIWSMIMVKHLNNFLSNLQKMGVHTQIIINIKNEIQGLINIPSYASIYESYARFIAHYKLIENDLKFNAEKLINTYSEMTDNMWENVIKDWGNVLLDEGTPLTTKEDILNFLKKISGR, via the coding sequence TTGTACTTTAAAGATATATTTCTTAATATTACAATTGTGCTAGTTGCACTATTTGCGAGTCCAAAATTAACGTATGAATTTAGTGTACCAAAGTATGCTATATTAACCTTTGCTTTCTCGGTTTTATTTACATATCTTGCGGCAAAAGTAATAAAAGAAAAAAAGATAAGTATCTATATATCACCTGCTCATATAATTTGGTTTTTCTTTGCAATTTCTTCCATAATTTCAAGCTTTAACACACTTAGGGATAACCCATTTTATTTTAGACAATCGTTTGATATAGGTCTTTATGTTTTGTTTAACGTACTTGTTGCTTTTTACATAAGTAGTGAATATAATGAGAAAAAGAGAATAAATATTCTTCTTTTCACATTTATGTTGACAGGGTTATTTATTTCAATAGATGCTCTCTTAAATTTTTATATAGGGTATGATATTTTTCTTGGTAAAGTAGGCCAACCACTTTCTAGAGGTTCAATAAAAGCAAGTGTGGGAAATGTCATCTTTGTTGCAAACTACATTGATATGCTTCTCCCAATTGCGCTTTACTTTTTACTTGCATATGATTTAGGAGTAAAAAAATTTTGGCAAGTTAGTTTGATAAAGTTATCTTCGCTGGTAAGTTTTATCTTGGGATTAATGGCTGTTATAGTTTCACAGACAAGGTCTGAGTATCTTGCAATAATTGTCATGAGTGTTATGTATGTCATTTTCTACTTTGTTTGGAGAAAGAAGTCTTCTCCAATACCACAGATAAAAAAATTGACAAACTTACTTTTAATAGTTTTGTTAATTGTTTCAGTATTTATAGTTTTAATATACAATACGGAAAATCCTTTGACTGGACAAGGTAAGGTAAATATGACTAATAGATTTTCTGCTATGGCCTCAGTTTCAAGTAGAGATGAAAGATTCCTTTCTTGGTTTACGTCGCTGGAGTTATGGGAAGATCACAAAATATTTGGAACGGGAATAGGGACGTACCAACTTTTATCACTTACAAAGATGGGAGAATACCTTGAAAAGCACCCAGAATTATACTACGGTTGGAACAATTTTAAAAGAGCACACAACGATTATTTCCAAGTACTTGGTGAAACGGGAATCGTTGGTCTTTCCCTTATAATACTCCTTTTAGCTTTTCTTGTGTATTACTTTTTTACCATTCCAAAGAAAATTGAAAACAGAGATGATTTGTTACTTTTCTTATCACTTTCTATTTCAATAGTCGGTTTTTCCATACAAAGCTTTTTCAGCTTTCCGGGACATCTTCTTCCAAATGCCCTTGCGGCAATTGTTTTTGTTGGTATAGCTATAGGACCGTATTTTACAAAAAAACCTTTAAAAGAAATAAAGAATACAAAAGCAATTTTATTAATGTTATTCATTTTAACAGTAACATATGCATCAACTTATTTAAGATGGAATCACTTTATTTCAGAAGTCTATTTCAAAGAAGGAAATGCAGCTTATTTAACCTTTGCAAAGATAATGGAAGAATATCCAAAAGCGGCAGATTATATATCACAACTTGAAGAAAAACTTAAAGATTTGAATAAACAACAAAGTGAATTTTATTATCTTAACAAAGATGTATGGAAAAGGCAAAAGATTGAAGAATACAAAAGCAAGAATTTGCCATACAATGAGTTTGAAATAGAAAATCAAAGGATTGCACAAATAAACAAAATAAAAAATCAGCTTTTGTCACAAATTGAACAGATAAAAAAGCAAAGATCGCAACTTCCATCATTGGCAAAAGATTACTATATAAAAGCCAAAAAGAACTTGCTAAGGAGTGTTACTATTAACCATACATATGGAAAATCATACTTTTATCTTGCAACATTAGCGGTGCAAGATTTTAGGATTAATATTCTAAAAAACAACATAAAAGAACATTATGAAAAAATATTTAACCAGGATTTTGATGAATTTCAAAAAATAATTCATAATAAAACTAAATGGTTAAGTGTGCTTGTACCATACATAAAAGATCGCAGTGAAATTTTAGACAAGTTTGATTTTGCAACAGCACAAGCTGTTATAGATTCTATTGGTATATACGAAACTTCACTTCTTTGCTTTAACGAGAGAAATACCTACAAAGCAATAGCCATGAGATTTCATTCGCTACATGTTTTGTTAAAGGAATTATTAAATTACATAGATGAAGAACAATATAAGGAAAAAATCAAAAAGTTAGTTGTAATAGCGTTTGATAAATATGTTGAGTATGCAAAGAAAACATTAACCAACATGCCAGGTGGTTGGAATAGATTTTCCGATTGGAAAAATCCAGATATTTCAAAAGCAACACGTGGTGAGGATATTTATAGATTTTTTGCCAGTATGACGTTCAAACTACAACCTCCAATACTAAAACCCGTTTACGAGTTTACAGAATGGCTTGCAAAAATGGAAATAAAAGCGGCTAAATACATGAACTTGAAAAATGTCTGGGGAGTTCCAAATGGAGTGATAGATTTCTTGCATGCCACTTCATTTGAGTATTATAAAACTGGAGCCATACAGGAAGCAATATATATTTTAGAAAAACTTCACCACATGTACAAAGAGTCTTTCTTAATTTCAAGTGAGAGGATTTTAAAGTATAAAGAAGCACTTGATAATCAAATTGGAGCTTTAAAAGAAAAATATTCAAAGAATATTGAAAATGTTTTAAGTGAAATTCCAAGTAGTGGACGAAAAGTAATAGTTAGGAATTTTGAAGAAGCAGTTGATAAGGCAAATGAGGAGTTTAAAAGATACAACTATATTGCAGTTGAAGCAGATTACATGAAAAAACTCATTTCACAAAAACCTCAAGACTGGTACAATGTATCAAAGAATAGTATTTGGAGCATGATAATGGTAAAACATTTAAACAATTTCCTTTCTAACTTACAAAAAATGGGTGTACACACTCAGATAATAATCAATATTAAGAATGAAATACAAGGATTAATTAATATACCAAGTTATGCAAGTATTTATGAATCTTATGCAAGATTCATAGCACATTACAAATTAATAGAAAATGATTTAAAATTTAACGCAGAGAAGTTAATTAACACATACTCAGAAATGACAGATAATATGTGGGAAAACGTTATTAAGGATTGGGGAAACGTTCTTTTAGATGAAGGAACACCTTTAACCACAAAAGAGGATATATTGAATTTTCTTAAAAAAATTTCTGGGAGGTGA
- a CDS encoding CsgG/HfaB family protein, with amino-acid sequence MKKLILVLLVLVSISFAITVSEKTGIVILPAKVGNGWNMDEADYLISLLEEKALSLGRFRVYSRNDLDAIVKERNLSELGIVEKTFEAGKILGAKYAILLTLTELTSQYEDNGYTASLRLSLKLYDLSSGELLAAKTFDDSTYVEEETAQKAINSLLELVSEKIWLTLREFFKVEAYVKSVEDGKVYLAGLEPNIVKKGFIFKIETSDGDVAYVEVIGIDRKENLVVTKFKYGGTPEVFDPAIEYPISGTYGGFSIGMYSGKISIGISGFQNNLFVDAGIILASEMGYVPWYTTVGGLLKFAEMGQISLSGFGGLQLLGIYNTNSDSNDSFLNVFGINAGVQIKYEFEPKNGIFINAGYTMLFLGDVVQNIYNILFGIDNTSFVQFNIGYFMAF; translated from the coding sequence ATGAAAAAGTTAATACTTGTTCTTTTGGTTTTGGTAAGTATTTCATTTGCAATTACAGTTAGCGAAAAAACGGGGATAGTTATTTTACCTGCAAAGGTTGGTAATGGATGGAATATGGATGAAGCAGATTATTTGATTTCACTGCTTGAAGAAAAGGCATTATCACTTGGAAGGTTTAGAGTATATTCAAGAAACGATCTAGATGCTATTGTAAAAGAAAGAAATTTATCTGAACTCGGTATTGTTGAAAAAACTTTTGAAGCTGGAAAAATTCTTGGCGCAAAGTATGCAATATTACTTACTCTAACTGAATTAACATCTCAATATGAAGATAATGGATACACAGCAAGCTTAAGGTTATCGTTGAAATTGTATGATTTAAGTAGTGGTGAGCTGCTTGCCGCAAAAACATTTGATGATAGCACATACGTCGAAGAAGAAACCGCCCAAAAAGCTATAAATAGTCTTTTAGAGTTGGTTTCGGAAAAAATTTGGCTTACCTTAAGAGAATTTTTCAAAGTGGAAGCTTATGTAAAAAGTGTTGAAGATGGAAAGGTATATCTCGCTGGATTAGAGCCAAATATTGTAAAGAAAGGATTTATATTCAAAATTGAAACTTCCGATGGTGATGTTGCTTATGTAGAAGTAATTGGAATTGACAGAAAAGAAAATCTTGTAGTCACAAAATTCAAATACGGTGGAACTCCAGAGGTTTTTGATCCAGCTATAGAATATCCCATATCTGGAACGTACGGAGGATTTTCAATTGGAATGTACTCTGGAAAAATATCAATTGGAATCTCTGGATTCCAAAATAATTTGTTTGTAGATGCTGGTATTATTCTTGCATCTGAAATGGGTTATGTTCCATGGTATACAACTGTTGGTGGTCTTTTAAAGTTTGCTGAGATGGGACAAATAAGCCTCTCTGGTTTTGGTGGCCTTCAACTACTTGGCATTTACAACACCAACAGTGATAGTAATGATTCGTTTTTAAATGTTTTTGGTATAAACGCAGGAGTGCAAATAAAGTATGAATTTGAACCAAAAAATGGAATTTTTATCAATGCAGGATACACCATGTTATTTCTAGGAGATGTTGTCCAAAATATTTACAATATCTTGTTTGGTATTGACAATACATCTTTTGTACAATTTAACATTGGCTACTTTATGGCATTTTAG
- a CDS encoding PulJ/GspJ family protein, with amino-acid sequence MKKGFSLTETLVAILLISLISVSVFSLVTFSTFQNNKIKYENMYNDLKKIAFNEIIIRGVKDEGIENLVDYINQKFYGGKNISYPKISEIKIEKTFEDSGIPIARIIKVKVLKNKKTSEEFFVFQGRP; translated from the coding sequence TTGAAGAAAGGTTTTAGTCTTACTGAAACTCTTGTTGCCATATTACTCATTTCTTTGATTTCTGTAAGCGTATTTTCTTTGGTAACTTTTTCTACCTTTCAAAACAATAAAATAAAATATGAAAATATGTATAATGATTTAAAAAAAATTGCATTTAATGAAATCATAATTCGAGGTGTAAAAGATGAGGGAATTGAAAATCTCGTAGATTATATAAACCAAAAGTTTTATGGAGGTAAAAACATAAGTTATCCAAAGATCTCAGAAATAAAAATAGAAAAAACTTTTGAAGATTCAGGCATCCCAATAGCACGGATTATTAAAGTAAAAGTATTAAAAAATAAAAAAACAAGTGAAGAATTTTTTGTATTTCAAGGGAGGCCATAA
- a CDS encoding DUF4382 domain-containing protein: MKKILLVLVLLILIFSSCVNMFGPKIVTLEVLLADKPVKDIEKLKVDISSFSYHYAIADEGVWATPTNVSTSVDILSLAGTEVSWLKINLPENATLTQIRFEVESATVTVAGVENSVILPNKTVHLPKVDISAVDGELVLDFDLVRSLHYNGNKYILTPVLKPTFRRGNVFSIKGTAVEASLPLKHAVVALFPTDESTILRLTLTRKDGSFYLGKWKNGTYVVKIFKNLELPDESEDLVLPTENVSRTVTIEGKDVTVDFNF, from the coding sequence ATGAAAAAAATACTACTTGTTCTTGTGCTGCTTATACTCATCTTTTCATCATGTGTTAACATGTTTGGCCCTAAAATTGTAACTTTAGAAGTGCTTTTAGCGGATAAACCTGTTAAAGATATTGAAAAATTAAAAGTGGATATTTCATCGTTTTCTTATCATTACGCAATTGCCGATGAAGGAGTTTGGGCAACTCCTACAAATGTTTCTACATCTGTTGATATACTTTCACTTGCGGGAACGGAAGTTTCATGGTTAAAAATAAACCTTCCCGAAAATGCTACGTTGACACAAATTAGATTTGAAGTAGAAAGTGCTACTGTAACAGTGGCAGGTGTGGAGAATAGTGTAATATTGCCGAATAAAACTGTTCATTTACCTAAAGTAGATATATCTGCTGTTGATGGTGAACTTGTACTTGATTTTGATTTGGTGCGTTCTTTACATTATAACGGAAACAAATATATTTTAACTCCTGTTCTAAAACCAACATTTAGGAGAGGAAATGTCTTTTCCATTAAAGGAACTGCTGTAGAAGCATCATTGCCTTTAAAACATGCTGTTGTAGCATTGTTTCCAACAGATGAATCAACAATACTTAGATTAACATTAACTAGAAAAGATGGAAGTTTTTACCTGGGAAAATGGAAAAATGGAACATATGTTGTAAAAATCTTTAAAAATCTAGAATTACCAGATGAATCTGAAGATTTGGTATTACCAACAGAGAATGTGTCAAGAACTGTGACAATAGAAGGAAAAGATGTAACAGTTGATTTTAACTTTTAA
- a CDS encoding methyl-accepting chemotaxis protein, with protein MQLKTEEITEKISFVSQMGEGIESSSKNNLENFSQVITLSENLINVKDNLLKAFEDFSKNVENIKSITSKIQDIATQTNLLSLNAAIEAARAGEARKSFAVVADEIRKLSQDTTMLVDNINSTVSVIEKDFEQVNNFVYELSEKLSMAIVKNNETLNSINQSTSEMTSMFESFKQIVEMNKEQNNISNNLKVEIENIAKDLFEKFKDLKKSQEEIEKIIEEISEKSQELKNL; from the coding sequence GTGCAATTAAAAACAGAAGAAATAACGGAAAAGATATCTTTCGTTAGCCAAATGGGAGAAGGAATAGAGAGTTCATCAAAAAATAATTTGGAAAATTTTTCACAAGTTATTACACTGTCAGAAAATCTAATTAATGTTAAGGATAATCTTTTAAAAGCCTTTGAAGATTTTTCGAAAAATGTGGAGAATATAAAAAGTATAACCTCAAAGATTCAAGATATTGCTACACAAACAAACTTGTTATCTTTGAATGCAGCAATTGAGGCTGCAAGAGCAGGAGAGGCTAGGAAAAGCTTTGCAGTTGTTGCAGATGAAATTAGGAAACTATCACAGGATACAACAATGTTAGTGGATAATATAAACTCAACTGTTTCGGTAATAGAAAAGGATTTTGAGCAGGTAAATAATTTTGTATATGAGCTTTCTGAGAAATTATCTATGGCAATAGTAAAGAATAACGAAACTTTAAATTCAATAAATCAAAGTACTAGCGAAATGACAAGTATGTTTGAAAGTTTCAAACAAATAGTTGAAATGAACAAAGAACAAAATAATATTTCAAATAATTTAAAAGTTGAAATTGAAAATATTGCAAAGGATTTATTTGAAAAGTTCAAAGATTTAAAAAAGAGCCAAGAGGAAATAGAAAAAATAATAGAAGAAATTTCAGAAAAGTCGCAAGAGCTAAAAAACCTATAA
- a CDS encoding LPP20 family lipoprotein has protein sequence MKKIYIFLIVIIFILFSCDNSQNTTNSTSNTSTNFVIPYGFIGAFGEGYAESEGLSEEIARKEALKKISEQIFVEVKSDTTLYETLNQVTKDEKIKEEVETKLESVVKTTTNIELVNVDFTLVDKKYKNGKYYTKVLGLIDKETALNTYKVYFAVKLGQVLLKDKMIFSAQKLVEEYSELLEKKREKLPANMFSELSKIVSNIKLEWRKVNNIYNQLSEKNVSNIVEALKLLESIDRIKDIARDFPNEKLVTLQNKAKPFIKDINIKIEGPNKVSVGMRIDLIVKLTPKVDSIVLKVNSKNANFPNSISLKDGEGQISGIVKDTEMEVEFSLGGLLSKKFVPGTVQESGISSQDIGKIIRIAVEGVDIDRNKAIEKGLTLAVKKAVGILFSEDVNLLLSLPVDSELIDALMGVLQYEIVNEALKNGSYHLVMNVSFKKEEFKKLLKEVIENKPTGYAVLVVNNDEYGYIEPYFEEKLINLGINLVSKEYSKKLVGYNNPSVLSKLALLSAAKYVINVKVSYGEKYLQDYDLWSVRILLSVQLIDTFTGKILKSLTFEETRAGATKQSALSKVLNSDKFNIFIENLVGMLKSNEGKINEKISLVFKVSRSTFVLVLKDYLKEIFESVTLIRKTDNEGFFIIQTDKSIDNVIDKILMFKNLEINVLQVKNNEVIFEVK, from the coding sequence ATGAAAAAAATTTACATATTTTTGATAGTAATAATATTCATTTTATTTTCCTGTGATAATTCTCAAAACACCACAAATTCAACATCAAATACTTCTACTAATTTTGTTATACCTTACGGCTTTATTGGCGCTTTTGGTGAAGGATATGCAGAATCTGAAGGCCTTTCCGAAGAAATTGCAAGGAAAGAAGCATTAAAAAAAATATCCGAACAAATTTTTGTAGAAGTAAAAAGTGATACTACATTGTATGAAACTCTCAATCAAGTTACAAAAGATGAAAAAATAAAAGAAGAGGTTGAAACAAAACTTGAAAGTGTAGTGAAAACAACTACAAATATAGAGCTTGTAAACGTAGATTTTACTTTGGTTGATAAAAAATATAAAAATGGAAAATACTACACAAAGGTTTTGGGATTGATAGATAAAGAAACTGCATTAAATACATACAAAGTATATTTTGCAGTAAAGCTTGGCCAAGTATTGCTGAAAGATAAAATGATTTTTAGTGCTCAAAAACTGGTGGAAGAATACTCGGAGCTCTTAGAAAAAAAGAGGGAAAAGCTACCAGCAAATATGTTTTCAGAGCTCTCGAAAATTGTTTCAAATATAAAACTTGAGTGGAGAAAAGTAAATAATATATACAATCAACTTTCTGAAAAAAACGTTTCAAATATAGTTGAGGCACTAAAACTCCTTGAAAGTATAGATAGAATAAAGGATATTGCAAGAGATTTTCCAAATGAAAAGCTGGTAACTTTACAAAACAAAGCAAAACCATTTATTAAAGACATAAATATAAAAATAGAGGGACCTAACAAAGTTTCTGTTGGAATGAGAATAGACTTAATTGTAAAACTAACACCAAAAGTTGACAGTATAGTTTTAAAGGTAAACTCTAAAAACGCTAATTTTCCAAATAGTATATCCCTAAAAGACGGTGAAGGGCAAATAAGCGGTATTGTAAAAGATACAGAAATGGAAGTAGAATTTTCTTTGGGAGGATTACTATCCAAAAAATTTGTTCCTGGTACAGTACAAGAAAGTGGAATTTCATCTCAAGATATAGGTAAAATTATTAGAATTGCAGTAGAAGGAGTAGATATTGACAGGAACAAAGCAATTGAAAAAGGATTAACTTTAGCAGTAAAAAAAGCAGTGGGAATTTTATTCTCAGAAGACGTAAACCTTCTTTTGAGTTTACCTGTAGATAGCGAATTAATAGATGCTTTAATGGGAGTCCTCCAATACGAAATTGTGAATGAAGCACTAAAAAATGGTTCTTATCACCTAGTTATGAATGTAAGTTTCAAAAAAGAAGAATTTAAAAAACTACTTAAAGAAGTTATTGAAAACAAACCTACAGGATACGCCGTTTTAGTTGTAAATAACGATGAATATGGTTACATTGAACCATATTTTGAAGAAAAATTGATAAATTTGGGTATAAATTTAGTTTCTAAAGAATATTCAAAAAAACTAGTTGGATATAACAATCCAAGTGTTTTATCAAAACTCGCACTGCTTTCCGCAGCAAAGTATGTAATAAACGTAAAGGTTTCTTATGGTGAAAAATATTTACAAGATTACGATCTTTGGTCCGTAAGAATACTTTTGTCCGTGCAGTTAATAGACACCTTTACTGGAAAGATATTAAAAAGCTTAACGTTTGAAGAAACAAGAGCTGGTGCTACAAAACAATCTGCGCTTTCCAAAGTGTTAAACAGTGATAAATTTAATATATTCATCGAAAATTTAGTTGGAATGTTAAAAAGTAATGAAGGTAAAATAAATGAAAAAATAAGTTTGGTATTTAAGGTATCAAGATCAACATTTGTACTAGTTTTAAAAGATTATTTAAAGGAGATTTTTGAAAGTGTTACATTGATTAGAAAAACAGATAATGAAGGTTTTTTTATAATTCAAACAGATAAAAGCATTGATAATGTAATTGATAAAATATTAATGTTTAAAAATTTAGAGATAAACGTTTTACAAGTTAAAAACAATGAAGTAATATTTGAAGTAAAATAA